The following DNA comes from Noviherbaspirillum sp. L7-7A.
ACCGAAGGTCATTGGCCACATGGACCCGGTACGGGTCCAGTTGATCAGCTTGTCAGCCGTCGTGGTGACGAAGCCTTCATTCATTACACCTTCAATAGACATGGCTTATTCCCAATCCAGAGCGCCCTTCTTCCAGATGTACCAGAAGCCGACCACGAATTCGACGATGAACACCAGCATCGTGACGAATCCGGCCCAGCCCAGGTCGCGCATGGCTACGCCCCACGGGAAGAAGAAAGCAGTTTCCAGGTCAAACAGGATGAATAAAATTGCAACCAGGTAGTAGCGCACGTCGAACTTCATGCGCGCATCCTCGAACGCCTCGAAGCCGCATTCGTAGGGAGAGTTCTTTTGCACATCGGGCCGGTGCGGACCCAGCAGGCGGCCCAGCACCTGGGGCGCGACGCCGACACCAATGCCGACGAGAATAAACAGGAGTACGGGGAAGTAGTTTTCGAGGTTCACGATGGGTCGCCGTATGATGAAAGTCCAGCCTAGAATGCCCCAGCCGCCATGAAGAGCATGCGAACTAAACAACATTCTCGAGAAAAAGCCAGCTTGGGGTCTCCCTAGCTGGCTTTATTATTGTGGTGCCGACGGCGAGACTCGAACTCGCACAGCTTTCGCCACTACCCCCTCAAGATAGCGTGTCTACCAATTTCACCACGTCGGCAAGCCCTGCATTTTAACCTGTCCGGACTCTTTATTCAATGCACAGTTGCGCATCGGACAAGCATAAAACCAAAACTATTTTGGAATCTGGCCGGATTGGCCCTGACCCTGGGCAGGCGCGGCCGGTGCCGGCGCGGGGGCAGCCGGCGCTGTGGCTGGCGCGGTGTTGGCAGGTAGATTATCCATCACGCCGCCGGTGACCGAAGCGGGCCGGTTGCCGAGGAAAGCAAGCGCCAGCGTCGCACCAAAGAAGATTGCCGCAGCCAGGCCGGTCGACTTGGACAGGAAGTTCGACGAACCGGTCGCACCGAACAGGCTGCCCGACGCCCCGGAGCCAAATGCAGCGCCCATGTCGGCGCCCTTGCCATGCTGCAGCAGAACCAGGCCAATAATCGTCAGCGCCGACAGCACCTGGATCACGACGATGATGGTAAATAAGGTATTCATTGCAAATTCCAGTACAAGAGAAGTAAAGCGTTAAGCCGCGGCACGCACGATCGCGAGAAAATCGGTCGCCTTCAGCGCCGCGCCGCCAATCAGGCCGCCATCGATATCTGACATCGCAAGCAGTTCGGCAGCATTGTCAGGCTTCATGCTTCCGCCATAAAGAATCTGGATGCCTGATGCAGCCTGCGCGTCGCGGGCAGCAATCCGGCCACGGAGAAAGGCGTGTACATCCTGGGCCATCTGCGGCGTCGCGGTTTTACCGGTGCCGATCGCCCAGACCGGCTCATATGCCACGACCAGTTTCGCCAGATCGTTGCCGGCGAGCTGCGCAAGCACTGCGTCGAGCTGCCGCTGCACCACCTGTTCGGTCTGCCCTGCTTCCCGCTCGGCCAGGGTTTCGCCAACACAGGCAATAGGAATCAAGCCAGCCGCGATCGC
Coding sequences within:
- a CDS encoding NADH-quinone oxidoreductase subunit A, yielding MNLENYFPVLLFILVGIGVGVAPQVLGRLLGPHRPDVQKNSPYECGFEAFEDARMKFDVRYYLVAILFILFDLETAFFFPWGVAMRDLGWAGFVTMLVFIVEFVVGFWYIWKKGALDWE
- the secG gene encoding preprotein translocase subunit SecG, which produces MNTLFTIIVVIQVLSALTIIGLVLLQHGKGADMGAAFGSGASGSLFGATGSSNFLSKSTGLAAAIFFGATLALAFLGNRPASVTGGVMDNLPANTAPATAPAAPAPAPAAPAQGQGQSGQIPK
- the tpiA gene encoding triose-phosphate isomerase; translation: MRRKLITGNWKMNGGLASNAALLSAVKSELGQPSCQVAVCAPAPYLAQCQQLLSGTQVAWGAQDVSAHDAGAYTGEVSAAMVKDFDCAYVIVGHSERRAYHGESDETVGRKAARAIAAGLIPIACVGETLAEREAGQTEQVVQRQLDAVLAQLAGNDLAKLVVAYEPVWAIGTGKTATPQMAQDVHAFLRGRIAARDAQAASGIQILYGGSMKPDNAAELLAMSDIDGGLIGGAALKATDFLAIVRAAA